In the Micromonospora narathiwatensis genome, one interval contains:
- a CDS encoding metallophosphoesterase family protein has translation MDGQENEERGTGDEAAPEAGRARRRAFRWPGARWWVAGLRRLGLALAVLVVTLAGTVAGTYAGGHQGTDIGPFRAELSLSPSLSGGTTIDVSPLGALLLDSHNGPAYLTVKLGSLDQRRTEALLDDPASISRASQSAVEDVRIGVMRLGLKTLAWAVLATLLLAGLVFRNVRRTAWAGGLALVITGGSLGLAAATVRPQSIEEPRYEGLLVNAPAIVGDARRIANDYTKYAEQLQRMVGNVSQLYTTVSALPLYEPAPGSTRVLHVSDMHLNPTGWSLIRTVVEQFGIDVVIDTGDITDWGSEPEASYVGSIGLLKKPYVYIRGNHDSARTAAAVAQQPNAIVLDNSTTTVSGLTIAGIGDPRFTPDKETSPAGSGLTPQVADQVIGAGEQLGTTVKNSPTKVDIALVHDPASAGPLSGITPLVLAGHLHERQVAKLPQPPGADPTTLMVEGSTGGAGLRGLEGEKPTPLTMTVLYFDQQKMLQAYDEITVGGTGQSQVNLERHVIREPEKGAQVPVTPTPTRGGLESSTPTPAVTPTR, from the coding sequence ATGGACGGCCAGGAGAACGAGGAACGCGGCACCGGGGACGAGGCGGCCCCGGAGGCCGGGCGTGCCCGCCGCCGGGCGTTCCGTTGGCCGGGTGCCCGGTGGTGGGTCGCCGGGCTGCGCCGGCTCGGCCTGGCGCTGGCTGTGCTCGTGGTCACCCTGGCCGGGACCGTCGCCGGCACGTACGCCGGCGGGCACCAGGGCACCGACATCGGCCCGTTCCGCGCGGAACTCAGCCTGAGCCCGTCACTGAGCGGGGGCACCACCATCGACGTGTCGCCGCTGGGCGCGCTGCTGCTGGACAGCCACAACGGGCCGGCCTACCTGACCGTGAAGCTGGGCTCGCTGGACCAGCGGCGTACCGAGGCGTTGCTCGACGACCCGGCGAGCATCAGCCGGGCCAGCCAGTCCGCCGTCGAGGACGTCCGCATCGGCGTGATGCGTCTCGGGCTCAAGACGCTCGCCTGGGCGGTGCTGGCCACCCTGCTGCTGGCCGGACTGGTCTTCCGGAACGTACGCCGGACGGCCTGGGCCGGCGGCCTGGCGCTGGTGATCACCGGGGGCAGCCTCGGCCTGGCCGCCGCAACCGTCCGCCCGCAGTCGATCGAGGAGCCCCGCTACGAGGGGCTGCTGGTCAACGCGCCGGCGATAGTCGGCGACGCGCGGCGGATCGCCAACGACTACACCAAGTACGCCGAGCAGCTCCAGCGAATGGTCGGCAACGTCAGCCAGCTCTACACCACGGTTTCCGCGCTGCCGCTGTACGAGCCGGCGCCCGGTTCCACCCGGGTGCTGCACGTCTCCGACATGCACCTGAACCCGACCGGCTGGTCGCTGATCCGGACCGTGGTCGAGCAGTTCGGCATCGACGTGGTGATCGACACCGGGGACATCACCGACTGGGGCAGCGAGCCGGAGGCGTCCTACGTCGGCTCGATCGGCCTGCTCAAGAAGCCGTACGTCTATATCCGCGGCAACCACGACTCGGCGCGGACCGCCGCGGCGGTGGCCCAGCAGCCGAACGCGATCGTGCTGGACAACTCGACCACCACCGTCTCCGGGCTGACCATCGCCGGCATCGGCGACCCCCGGTTCACCCCCGACAAGGAGACCTCGCCGGCCGGCAGCGGGCTCACCCCGCAGGTCGCCGACCAGGTGATCGGGGCCGGTGAGCAGCTCGGCACCACGGTGAAGAACTCGCCGACCAAGGTGGACATCGCGCTGGTGCACGACCCGGCCTCGGCCGGGCCGCTCTCCGGCATCACCCCGCTGGTGCTGGCCGGGCACCTGCACGAACGGCAGGTGGCGAAGCTGCCGCAGCCGCCGGGCGCGGACCCGACCACGCTGATGGTGGAGGGCTCCACCGGCGGCGCCGGGCTGCGCGGCCTGGAGGGCGAGAAGCCGACCCCGCTGACGATGACCGTCCTCTACTTCGACCAGCAGAAGATGCTCCAGGCGTACGACGAGATCACCGTGGGCGGCACCGGGCAGTCGCAGGTCAACCTGGAACGGCACGTGATCCGGGAGCCGGAGAAGGGCGCCCAGGTGCCGGTCACCCCGACGCCCACCCGGGGTGGACTGGAGTCGTCGACCCCGACCCCGGCCGTGACCCCCACCCGCTGA
- the gatC gene encoding Asp-tRNA(Asn)/Glu-tRNA(Gln) amidotransferase subunit GatC — translation MAAISREEVAHLARLSRLAVTEEELDTFAGQLDVILQSVAQVGEVAAADIPPTSHSVPLTNVLREDVVVPGLTPQEALSGAPDAEEQRFRVPRILDEDVAS, via the coding sequence ATGGCCGCCATCTCCCGCGAGGAGGTCGCGCACCTGGCGCGACTGTCGCGGCTCGCCGTCACCGAGGAGGAGCTGGACACCTTCGCCGGCCAGCTCGACGTGATCCTCCAGTCGGTCGCCCAGGTCGGCGAGGTCGCCGCGGCGGACATCCCGCCGACCTCCCACTCGGTGCCGCTGACCAACGTCCTGCGCGAGGACGTGGTGGTGCCCGGGCTGACCCCGCAGGAGGCGCTGTCGGGTGCGCCCGACGCCGAGGAGCAGCGGTTCCGCGTCCCGCGGATCCTGGACGAGGATGTGGCTTCATGA
- a CDS encoding PQQ-dependent sugar dehydrogenase — protein MNARPPYPRIGRLRTALAAPCAALLLGTAGCAFGEPDPDPAGEPPNLPTPSATAGAGGAGQQVVATVLAKGLAVPWAIAFLPDGGALVTERDNGRILQVGPESGPEGLKVGVVQTVPGVAAGGEGGLLGIAVSPSYAKDRTVFVYYTAEQDNRIAKLQLGGAPTPILTGIPKAGNHDGGGLGFGPDGYLYASTGDAGKTANAQDPKSLGGKILRITTDGKPAPGNPTPGSPVWSLGHRNVQGFAWTPDKRMYAVEFGQNTWDEINQINKGGNYGWPQAEGRVDDQRYVDPIVQWRTADASCSGLAAAERLLVTACLRGQRLWLVELAANGSVLGQPHELLTGKYGRLRAVAVAPDGSVWVSTSNRDGRGKPAAEDDRILRLVFADGGAGRS, from the coding sequence GTGAACGCCCGTCCCCCGTACCCCCGCATCGGCCGCCTCCGGACGGCGCTGGCGGCGCCCTGCGCGGCGCTGCTGCTGGGCACCGCCGGCTGCGCGTTCGGCGAGCCGGACCCCGACCCGGCCGGCGAGCCGCCGAACCTGCCGACGCCCTCGGCGACGGCCGGCGCCGGCGGCGCCGGGCAGCAGGTGGTCGCCACCGTGCTGGCCAAGGGGTTGGCGGTGCCCTGGGCGATCGCCTTCCTGCCCGACGGTGGCGCGCTGGTGACGGAGCGGGACAACGGCCGGATCCTCCAGGTCGGCCCCGAGTCCGGGCCGGAGGGCCTGAAGGTCGGCGTGGTGCAGACCGTGCCGGGCGTGGCGGCCGGCGGCGAGGGCGGGCTGCTCGGCATCGCCGTCTCCCCGTCGTACGCCAAGGACCGCACCGTCTTCGTCTACTACACGGCCGAGCAGGACAACCGGATCGCGAAGCTGCAACTGGGCGGGGCACCCACCCCGATCCTCACCGGCATCCCGAAGGCCGGGAACCACGACGGCGGCGGGCTGGGCTTCGGCCCGGACGGCTACCTCTACGCCAGCACGGGCGACGCCGGGAAGACGGCCAACGCGCAGGACCCGAAGAGCCTCGGCGGCAAGATCCTGCGGATCACCACGGACGGCAAGCCCGCGCCGGGCAACCCCACCCCCGGCTCCCCGGTCTGGTCGCTGGGGCACCGCAACGTCCAGGGCTTCGCCTGGACGCCGGACAAACGGATGTACGCGGTGGAGTTCGGCCAGAACACCTGGGACGAGATCAACCAGATCAACAAGGGCGGCAACTACGGCTGGCCGCAGGCCGAGGGGCGTGTCGACGACCAGCGCTACGTCGACCCCATCGTGCAGTGGCGCACCGCCGACGCCTCCTGCTCCGGGTTGGCCGCGGCGGAGCGACTGCTGGTCACCGCCTGCCTGCGCGGGCAGCGGCTCTGGCTGGTCGAGCTGGCCGCGAACGGCAGCGTTCTCGGCCAGCCGCACGAGCTGCTGACCGGCAAGTACGGCCGGCTCCGGGCCGTCGCGGTCGCCCCGGACGGCTCGGTCTGGGTGAGCACGTCCAACCGGGACGGGCGGGGCAAGCCGGCCGCGGAGGACGACCGAATACTGCGGCTGGTCTTCGCCGACGGCGGGGCCGGACGCAGCTGA
- the gatA gene encoding Asp-tRNA(Asn)/Glu-tRNA(Gln) amidotransferase subunit GatA codes for MTDRDLTRLTASEIAGLVASGETSAVEVTQAHLDRIAAVDDRVHAFLHVDTEGALAAARTVDERRAAGAELGPLAGVPVAVKDVLTTKGVPTTVGSKILEGWRPPYDATIVQRLRDAGTVMLGKTNMDEFAMGSSTEYSAYGPTRNPWDLDRIPGGSGGGSAAALAAYEAPLSIGSDTGGSIRQPGAVTGTVGAKPTYGGTSRYGLVAFSSSLDTPGPCARTVLDAALLHQVIGGHDPRDSTSIPAAVPDVVGAARLGATGDLTGVKLGVVTEFTGEGAEPGVMAAFRESVERLAKLGAEIVEVSCPHFKYALPAYYLIAPSECSSNLARFDGVRFGLRVGDDGNRSLEEVMSLTREAGFGPEVKRRIMVGTYALSSGYYDAYYGQAQKVRTLITRDFTAAFERVDALISPTTPFVAFPIGARTSDPYQMYLADLFTIPTNLYGGPAISVPCGVSDGLPVGFQIMAPTMADDRMYRVAAALESAVGTLTPPAL; via the coding sequence ATGACCGACCGTGACTTGACCAGACTCACCGCCAGCGAGATCGCGGGGCTGGTGGCCAGCGGGGAGACCTCCGCGGTCGAGGTGACCCAGGCCCACCTGGACCGGATCGCCGCCGTCGACGATCGCGTGCACGCCTTCCTGCACGTCGACACCGAGGGCGCGCTGGCCGCCGCCCGTACGGTGGACGAGCGCCGGGCCGCCGGCGCGGAACTGGGCCCCCTGGCCGGCGTGCCGGTGGCCGTGAAGGACGTGCTCACCACCAAGGGCGTGCCGACCACGGTCGGCTCGAAGATCCTGGAGGGCTGGCGCCCGCCGTACGACGCGACGATCGTGCAGCGGCTGCGTGACGCGGGCACGGTGATGCTCGGCAAGACCAACATGGACGAGTTCGCCATGGGCTCCTCCACGGAATACTCCGCGTACGGCCCGACGCGTAACCCGTGGGACCTCGACCGCATCCCGGGCGGCTCCGGTGGCGGCAGCGCCGCGGCCCTGGCCGCGTACGAGGCGCCGCTGTCGATCGGCTCGGACACCGGCGGCTCGATCCGCCAGCCGGGCGCGGTCACCGGCACGGTCGGCGCGAAGCCCACCTACGGCGGCACCTCCCGGTACGGCCTGGTCGCGTTCTCGTCGTCGCTGGACACTCCCGGCCCGTGCGCCCGTACGGTGCTGGACGCCGCGCTGCTGCACCAGGTGATCGGCGGCCACGACCCGCGCGACTCGACCTCGATCCCGGCCGCGGTGCCGGACGTGGTCGGCGCGGCGAGGCTCGGCGCGACCGGCGACCTGACCGGCGTGAAGCTCGGCGTGGTGACCGAGTTCACCGGCGAGGGCGCCGAGCCGGGCGTGATGGCCGCGTTCCGCGAGTCGGTCGAGCGGCTGGCCAAGCTGGGCGCCGAGATCGTCGAGGTCTCCTGCCCGCACTTCAAGTACGCGCTGCCGGCCTACTACCTGATCGCGCCGAGCGAGTGCTCCTCCAACCTGGCCCGGTTCGACGGCGTCCGGTTCGGCCTGCGGGTCGGCGACGACGGCAACCGGTCGCTGGAGGAGGTCATGTCGCTGACCCGCGAGGCCGGCTTCGGCCCCGAGGTCAAGCGGCGCATCATGGTCGGCACGTACGCGCTCTCCTCGGGCTACTACGACGCCTACTACGGGCAGGCGCAGAAGGTGCGGACCCTGATCACCCGGGACTTCACCGCCGCGTTCGAGCGGGTGGACGCGCTGATCTCGCCGACCACCCCGTTCGTGGCGTTCCCGATCGGGGCGCGCACCTCCGACCCGTACCAGATGTACCTGGCCGACCTGTTCACCATTCCGACCAACCTGTACGGCGGGCCGGCCATCTCCGTCCCGTGCGGCGTCTCCGACGGGCTCCCGGTCGGTTTCCAGATCATGGCTCCGACCATGGCCGACGACCGGATGTACCGGGTCGCCGCCGCCCTGGAGTCCGCGGTCGGCACCCTCACCCCGCCGGCACTGTGA
- the gatB gene encoding Asp-tRNA(Asn)/Glu-tRNA(Gln) amidotransferase subunit GatB: MTTTLPAYDEVVARYEPVIGLETHVELGTNTKMFCGCPTDFGGEPNTRVCPVCLGLPGSLPVANKAAIEATIRIGLALHCSIAEWCRFARKNYFYPDMPKNFQISQYDEPLCVDGYLDVEVNGETVRIGIERVHLEEDTGKTLHVGGATGRIHGATESLVDYNRAGIPLVEIVTKPIPGTGALAPEVARAYVTELRDVLRSLGVSDVRMEEGSLRCDVNTSLNRPGDEWGTRTETKNVNSLRSVERAVRSEMLRQASVLDAGGKITQETRHFHEDTGDTTPGRSKETATDYRYFPEPDLVPLAPDPAWVVELKAALPELPRLRRKRIQQDWGLSDLDMQSVVNAGAVELIEATVAAGATPAAARKWWLGELSRRANEAGVELADVGATPGQVAELQGLVDAGKLNDKLARTVLEGVVAGEGSPTEIMTNRNLEVVSDTGALTAAVDEAIAANPAVADKIRSGKVAAAGALVGAVMKTTRGQADAKTVRELILERLGVQA, translated from the coding sequence ATGACCACGACGCTGCCCGCGTACGACGAGGTCGTCGCGCGGTACGAACCGGTGATCGGCCTGGAGACCCACGTCGAGCTGGGCACGAACACCAAGATGTTCTGCGGCTGCCCGACGGATTTCGGCGGCGAGCCGAACACCCGGGTCTGCCCGGTCTGCCTGGGCCTGCCCGGCTCGCTGCCGGTGGCCAACAAGGCCGCGATCGAGGCGACGATCCGGATCGGCCTGGCGCTGCACTGCTCCATCGCCGAGTGGTGCCGGTTCGCCCGGAAGAACTACTTCTACCCGGACATGCCGAAGAACTTCCAGATCAGCCAGTACGACGAGCCGCTCTGCGTCGACGGCTACCTGGACGTCGAGGTCAACGGCGAGACGGTGCGGATCGGCATCGAGCGGGTGCACCTGGAGGAGGACACCGGTAAGACGCTGCACGTCGGCGGCGCCACCGGCCGGATCCACGGCGCGACCGAGTCGCTGGTCGACTACAACCGTGCCGGCATTCCCCTCGTCGAGATCGTCACCAAGCCGATCCCCGGCACCGGCGCGCTCGCGCCGGAGGTGGCCCGGGCGTACGTCACTGAGCTGCGCGACGTGCTCCGCTCGCTGGGCGTCTCCGACGTCCGGATGGAGGAGGGCTCGCTGCGCTGCGACGTCAACACGTCGCTGAACCGGCCGGGCGACGAGTGGGGCACCCGTACCGAGACCAAGAACGTCAACTCGCTCCGCTCGGTCGAGCGGGCGGTCCGGTCGGAGATGCTGCGCCAGGCGTCCGTGCTCGACGCCGGCGGGAAGATCACCCAGGAGACCCGGCACTTCCACGAGGACACCGGGGACACCACGCCCGGCCGGTCCAAGGAGACCGCCACCGACTACCGGTACTTCCCGGAGCCGGATCTGGTTCCGCTCGCGCCGGACCCGGCCTGGGTGGTCGAGCTGAAGGCCGCCCTGCCGGAGCTGCCGCGCCTGCGCCGCAAGCGGATCCAGCAGGATTGGGGCCTGTCCGACCTGGACATGCAGTCGGTGGTCAACGCCGGCGCGGTCGAGCTGATCGAGGCCACCGTGGCCGCCGGGGCCACCCCGGCCGCCGCCCGTAAGTGGTGGCTGGGCGAGCTGTCCCGGCGGGCCAACGAGGCCGGCGTGGAGCTGGCCGACGTCGGGGCCACCCCGGGGCAGGTCGCCGAGCTGCAAGGCCTGGTCGACGCGGGCAAGCTCAACGACAAGCTGGCCCGTACCGTCCTGGAGGGCGTGGTGGCCGGCGAGGGCTCGCCGACCGAGATCATGACCAACCGCAATCTGGAGGTCGTTTCCGACACCGGCGCGCTCACCGCCGCCGTGGACGAGGCGATCGCCGCCAACCCGGCCGTCGCCGACAAGATCCGTAGCGGCAAGGTCGCCGCGGCCGGCGCGCTGGTCGGCGCGGTCATGAAGACCACCCGCGGCCAGGCGGACGCCAAGACCGTCCGCGAGCTGATCCTGGAGCGCCTCGGCGTCCAGGCGTAG
- a CDS encoding 2-hydroxyacid dehydrogenase produces MKVWIPHSAGRALLGELPPGVTVELLENPTRPPSSPAGVRFWVPPFLSGGDAGALLAELPDLAVVQLLSAGADAWVGRIPDGVTLCDARGVHDSATAEWVVAAILSALRGFGPLARAQGRREWAYDEVAPTDELAGKRVLIVGAGSIGAAVQARLAPFEVTFTLVARTPRPAEGVYGVDELPALLPEADVVVLLVPLTERTRGLVDEKFLAAMPDGALLVNAARGPVARTSALVAELASGRLRAALDVTDPEPLPADHPLWELPNVLLTPHVAGSVRGLLPRAYRLVGEQLRRFVAGAPLANRVVDGY; encoded by the coding sequence GTGAAGGTATGGATTCCGCACTCGGCCGGCCGTGCTCTCCTCGGCGAGCTGCCCCCGGGCGTCACCGTGGAACTGCTGGAGAACCCGACCCGACCGCCGTCGTCGCCGGCCGGCGTGCGCTTCTGGGTGCCGCCGTTCCTGTCCGGCGGGGATGCCGGCGCGCTGCTGGCCGAGCTGCCCGACCTGGCGGTGGTGCAGCTGCTGTCCGCCGGCGCGGACGCCTGGGTGGGCCGGATTCCCGACGGGGTGACGCTCTGCGACGCCCGGGGCGTGCACGACTCGGCCACCGCCGAGTGGGTGGTCGCCGCGATCCTGTCCGCGCTGCGCGGCTTCGGCCCGCTGGCCCGGGCCCAGGGCCGCCGCGAGTGGGCGTACGACGAGGTGGCCCCGACCGACGAGCTGGCCGGCAAGCGGGTGCTGATCGTCGGGGCGGGCTCGATCGGCGCGGCGGTCCAGGCCCGGCTGGCCCCGTTCGAGGTGACCTTCACCCTGGTCGCCCGCACCCCGCGTCCCGCCGAGGGGGTGTACGGGGTGGACGAACTACCCGCCCTGCTGCCCGAGGCGGACGTGGTGGTGCTGCTGGTGCCGTTGACCGAGCGGACCCGGGGGCTGGTCGACGAGAAGTTCCTCGCCGCGATGCCGGACGGCGCGTTGTTGGTCAACGCCGCCCGCGGCCCGGTGGCCCGAACCTCGGCGCTGGTGGCCGAGTTGGCCTCCGGCCGGCTGCGGGCCGCCCTGGACGTCACCGATCCCGAGCCGCTGCCCGCCGACCACCCGCTGTGGGAGCTGCCGAACGTGCTGCTCACCCCGCACGTCGCCGGCTCGGTACGCGGCCTGCTGCCGCGGGCGTACCGGCTGGTGGGGGAGCAGCTACGCCGGTTCGTGGCCGGAGCGCCGCTGGCGAACCGGGTGGTGGACGGCTACTGA
- a CDS encoding putative Ig domain-containing protein: MKTLRPIMILSALMVLIFGTAQPAAAATITITSGDPTSPVTAYEPYPTHTFTASGGTEPYTASLRSGSLPVGMALSSISRNLSGTPTTPGTYTFGVRITDKDGSYADQDVTVEVVAPTITITSGDPTSPVTAYEPYPTHTFTASGGTEPYTASLRSGSLPVGMALSSLSRNLSGTPTTPGTYTFGVRITDANGFYAEQEVTVEVVAPTITITSGAPTSPWFTGQPYPTHTFTASGGTGPHTLSLRSGSLPVGMALSSISGKLSGTPTSTGTYTFGIRMTDANGFYAEQNVTVVIADPATTITSGDPPLGTVGEAYSFRFTAAGDSDIRFSLAAGDLPDGLTLAPDGVLGGTPEAVGSFRFTVKATGTATSDTAEVTVTIAAAPSPTPSPTSTPTSPAPGTPDPASPTTTPGSGLPVTGSSTATMLLLGVAAIAVGGMILVVLRVRRQRFTAGG; the protein is encoded by the coding sequence ATGAAGACGCTACGGCCGATCATGATTCTGTCGGCGCTCATGGTGCTCATTTTCGGCACGGCGCAGCCGGCGGCCGCCGCGACGATCACCATCACCTCGGGTGATCCCACCTCCCCGGTGACCGCGTACGAGCCGTATCCGACGCACACGTTCACGGCGTCGGGTGGCACGGAGCCGTACACCGCCTCGCTGCGGTCGGGCTCGTTGCCGGTGGGCATGGCGCTGTCGTCGATCTCGCGCAACCTCTCGGGTACGCCGACCACTCCGGGCACCTACACCTTCGGCGTGCGGATCACCGACAAGGACGGGTCCTACGCCGACCAGGACGTGACCGTCGAGGTGGTCGCGCCGACGATCACCATCACCTCGGGTGATCCCACCTCCCCGGTGACCGCGTACGAGCCGTATCCGACGCACACGTTCACGGCGTCGGGTGGCACGGAGCCGTACACCGCCTCGCTGCGGTCGGGCTCGTTGCCGGTGGGCATGGCGCTGTCGTCGCTCTCGCGCAACCTCTCGGGTACGCCGACCACTCCGGGCACCTACACCTTCGGCGTGCGGATCACCGACGCGAACGGCTTCTACGCCGAGCAGGAGGTGACCGTCGAGGTGGTGGCACCCACGATCACCATCACCTCGGGCGCCCCCACCTCGCCCTGGTTCACCGGGCAGCCGTACCCGACGCACACGTTCACGGCCTCCGGTGGCACCGGGCCGCACACGCTGTCGCTGCGGTCGGGTTCGTTGCCGGTGGGGATGGCGTTGTCGTCGATCTCGGGGAAGCTCTCGGGTACGCCGACCAGCACGGGCACCTACACCTTCGGCATCCGGATGACCGACGCGAACGGCTTCTACGCCGAGCAGAACGTCACGGTCGTCATCGCCGACCCGGCCACCACCATCACGTCGGGCGACCCGCCGCTGGGCACGGTCGGCGAGGCGTACTCGTTCCGGTTCACCGCCGCCGGTGACTCCGACATCAGGTTCAGCCTGGCCGCCGGTGACCTGCCCGACGGGCTCACCCTCGCCCCCGACGGCGTGCTCGGCGGCACTCCCGAGGCCGTTGGCAGCTTCCGCTTCACGGTCAAGGCGACCGGCACGGCGACGAGTGACACGGCCGAGGTGACCGTCACCATCGCCGCGGCGCCCTCGCCGACGCCGTCGCCGACCTCGACGCCGACCTCGCCGGCGCCGGGCACGCCGGATCCGGCCTCGCCGACGACCACACCCGGCAGCGGCCTTCCGGTCACCGGATCGAGCACGGCCACCATGCTGCTGCTGGGCGTCGCGGCGATCGCCGTCGGTGGGATGATCCTCGTTGTGCTCCGCGTCCGCCGCCAGCGCTTCACGGCGGGTGGGTGA
- a CDS encoding transketolase-like TK C-terminal-containing protein, whose product MNQHDLDVLDDIQRRVLWLATRIVDAANHDRNTGDGVKVGGHQASSASLVTAMTALWFAHLDAEDRVAVKPHASPVFHAIQYLLGNLDRSYLPRLRARGGLQSYPSRTKDPDGVDFSTGSVGLGAAAPLFAAVTRRYVDAHFGQRPHSRFIALIGDAELDEGNIWEAVADPATTGLGNVMWLVDFNRQSLDRVVPGIRINQWRGQFEAAGWHVVEVKYGRRLAEAYARPGGAALRDWIDLMPNEQYQSLFGLTGPALRKQFLDGAPAEVSAFVADIPDAELGPLVTDLGGHDLEAMLDAYAQCDGVTDRPSVVFAYTVKGWGLPIAGNPRNHSALLTTEQVDALREAHGLTVDTEWDRLDPASRAGIRAGERREALSRAPRERALGVTVPETTKVRANKPVSTQEVFGRVLVDLARDENVAPYLVTTAPDVATSTNLAGFINKTGVFAPTAQRSWSEDRMLRWTESPAGQHIELGISEMNLFLLLGQLGLSWDLSGQPLLPVGTVYDPFVLRGLDAFLYGTYSGSRFVVAGTPSGITLAPEGGAHQSTITASVGLELPGVTFIEPAYAGSLDWLLCDALGQIAQGATPTATAAPSEDGAYYFRLSTRPIDQAPFEAARARIGDAVLRRQVVAGAYRLVDAHEAYPHLADAPVVQLAASGAVLPEVLAAAAELAEEGVAAHVVDVTSLDRLYRAWQRTLRQGVRTATVPSVPGALRSAFADRVPVVTVHDAASHAMAWLGSALGAPAVPLGVDEFGQSGSVQELYELHDLLPGSIVNAALAALSLR is encoded by the coding sequence GTGAACCAGCACGACCTCGACGTTCTCGACGACATCCAGCGGCGGGTGCTCTGGCTGGCCACCCGCATCGTGGACGCGGCCAACCACGACCGGAACACCGGCGACGGGGTGAAGGTCGGCGGCCACCAGGCGTCCAGTGCCTCCCTGGTCACCGCGATGACCGCGCTCTGGTTCGCCCACCTGGACGCCGAGGACCGGGTCGCGGTCAAGCCGCACGCCTCGCCGGTCTTCCACGCCATCCAGTACCTGCTCGGCAACCTGGACCGGTCGTACCTGCCGAGGCTGCGGGCCCGGGGCGGGTTGCAGTCGTACCCGTCGCGGACCAAGGACCCGGACGGGGTGGACTTCTCCACCGGCTCGGTCGGCCTCGGCGCCGCCGCGCCGCTCTTCGCCGCGGTCACCCGCCGCTACGTCGACGCGCACTTCGGCCAGCGCCCGCACTCCCGGTTCATCGCGCTGATCGGCGACGCCGAGCTGGACGAGGGCAACATCTGGGAGGCCGTCGCCGACCCGGCCACCACCGGGCTGGGCAACGTGATGTGGCTGGTCGACTTCAACCGTCAGTCGCTGGACCGGGTCGTCCCGGGCATCCGGATCAACCAGTGGCGCGGCCAGTTCGAGGCCGCCGGCTGGCACGTCGTCGAGGTCAAGTACGGCCGCCGGCTCGCCGAGGCGTACGCCCGGCCGGGCGGCGCGGCGCTGCGGGACTGGATCGACCTGATGCCGAACGAGCAGTACCAGTCGCTGTTCGGGCTGACCGGGCCGGCCCTGCGCAAGCAGTTCCTCGACGGTGCGCCGGCCGAGGTGTCCGCCTTCGTCGCCGACATCCCCGACGCCGAGCTGGGCCCGCTCGTCACCGACCTCGGCGGGCACGACCTGGAGGCCATGCTCGACGCGTACGCCCAGTGCGACGGGGTCACCGACCGGCCCAGCGTGGTCTTCGCCTACACGGTCAAGGGGTGGGGCCTGCCGATCGCCGGCAACCCGCGCAACCACTCGGCGCTGCTCACCACCGAGCAGGTCGACGCGCTGCGCGAGGCCCACGGCCTGACCGTCGACACCGAGTGGGACCGCCTCGACCCGGCGTCCCGGGCCGGCATCCGGGCCGGCGAGCGCCGGGAGGCGCTGTCCCGCGCGCCCCGCGAGCGGGCGCTGGGCGTCACCGTCCCGGAGACCACCAAGGTACGCGCGAACAAGCCCGTCTCGACCCAGGAGGTCTTCGGCCGGGTGCTGGTCGACCTGGCCCGGGACGAGAACGTCGCCCCCTACCTGGTCACCACCGCGCCGGACGTGGCCACCTCCACCAACCTGGCCGGGTTCATCAACAAGACCGGCGTGTTCGCCCCCACCGCGCAGCGTTCCTGGTCCGAGGACCGGATGCTGCGCTGGACGGAGAGCCCGGCGGGCCAGCACATCGAGCTGGGCATCTCCGAGATGAACCTGTTCCTGCTGCTCGGCCAGCTCGGCCTGTCCTGGGACCTGTCCGGCCAGCCGCTGCTGCCGGTCGGCACGGTCTACGACCCGTTCGTGCTGCGCGGCCTCGACGCCTTCCTCTACGGCACCTACTCCGGCTCCCGGTTCGTGGTCGCCGGGACCCCGTCCGGCATCACCCTCGCGCCGGAGGGCGGCGCCCACCAGTCCACCATCACCGCCTCCGTCGGCCTGGAACTGCCCGGCGTCACCTTCATCGAGCCCGCGTACGCCGGCAGCCTCGACTGGCTGCTCTGCGACGCGCTCGGCCAGATCGCGCAGGGAGCGACGCCGACCGCCACCGCCGCGCCGAGCGAGGACGGGGCGTACTACTTCCGGCTCAGCACCCGCCCGATCGACCAGGCGCCGTTCGAGGCGGCTCGGGCCCGGATCGGGGACGCGGTGCTGCGCCGGCAGGTGGTCGCCGGGGCGTACCGGCTGGTGGACGCGCACGAGGCGTACCCGCACCTGGCGGACGCCCCGGTCGTGCAGCTCGCCGCCTCCGGCGCGGTGCTGCCCGAGGTCCTCGCCGCCGCCGCGGAGCTGGCCGAGGAGGGCGTCGCCGCGCACGTGGTCGACGTGACGAGCCTGGACCGGCTCTACCGCGCCTGGCAGCGGACCCTGCGCCAGGGCGTACGCACGGCGACCGTGCCGAGCGTGCCCGGCGCGCTGCGGTCGGCGTTCGCCGACCGGGTGCCGGTGGTGACCGTGCACGACGCCGCCTCGCACGCGATGGCCTGGCTCGGCTCGGCCCTCGGCGCCCCGGCGGTGCCGCTCGGGGTGGACGAGTTCGGCCAGTCCGGCAGCGTCCAGGAGCTGTACGAGCTGCACGACCTGCTGCCCGGCAGCATCGTCAACGCCGCCCTGGCCGCGCTCTCGCTGCGCTGA